In Chryseobacterium shigense, the following proteins share a genomic window:
- the rsmA gene encoding 16S rRNA (adenine(1518)-N(6)/adenine(1519)-N(6))-dimethyltransferase RsmA yields MSVKAKKHLGQHFLTDENIARKIVEGLNFEGYKNVMEVGPGMGVLTKYLFEKDQTVYLAEIDTESIEYLKNNYPKITENTFVGDFLKQDFNFINGEQIAIIGNFPYNISSQILFKMVDYYGQIPEMVGMFQKEVAERTAAVPRTKDYGILSVLIQAYYDVHYMFTVHENVFNPPPKVKSGVIRLTRNPKEGLAGNEVLFKQIVKAGFNQRRKKLSNSLKILNIPEALKTHEFLDKRAEELSVLDFIGFANLWKQNQ; encoded by the coding sequence TTGAGTGTAAAAGCAAAAAAACATCTTGGGCAGCACTTTCTGACAGATGAAAATATCGCGAGAAAAATCGTGGAAGGTCTTAATTTTGAAGGCTATAAAAACGTCATGGAAGTAGGTCCCGGGATGGGCGTTCTTACCAAATACCTGTTTGAAAAAGATCAGACTGTTTATCTGGCAGAGATTGATACCGAATCTATTGAATACCTGAAAAACAATTATCCTAAAATCACAGAAAATACTTTTGTGGGGGATTTCCTGAAACAGGATTTTAATTTTATTAATGGAGAACAGATTGCCATCATCGGTAATTTCCCTTATAACATTTCTTCCCAGATTCTTTTTAAAATGGTGGATTATTATGGACAAATTCCTGAAATGGTGGGGATGTTCCAGAAAGAAGTTGCAGAAAGAACAGCAGCAGTACCCAGAACTAAAGATTACGGTATCCTCTCCGTTCTGATACAGGCATATTATGATGTGCATTATATGTTCACTGTTCATGAGAATGTATTTAATCCGCCTCCGAAAGTAAAATCAGGGGTTATCAGGCTGACAAGAAATCCTAAAGAAGGTCTGGCCGGCAATGAAGTTCTTTTTAAGCAGATTGTAAAAGCCGGATTCAACCAGAGAAGAAAAAAGCTTTCCAACTCTCTGAAAATACTTAATATTCCTGAAGCTTTAAAGACCCATGAATTTTTAGACAAAAGGGCGGAAGAACTGAGTGTCCTGGATTTCATCGGCTTTGCCAATCTCTGGAAACAAAATCAATAA
- a CDS encoding cell division protein FtsX yields MAKSVDEFNKKRLRSSNITVVVSIALVLFLLGLMGLILINAQKYSDYIKEQLVVNAYFDENYDAKDSVKIAKLEEETFKKVQTLAPVKKATYISREMAAVEAKKTMGIDSDALFEENIFPSSIEVALKPEYVDPAKIDGAIKALKAVPGIVDVKNDSSLMVDVYNNLSRILKWILGFSVLFLVLAVVLINNSIRLKIFSKRFIIKTMQLVGAKRRFILKPFIIEAVILGAIGSVIGLLALGGVWYYFTSQIGSAFVQDNNQYFWLIVLVLGVGIFISVLSTIFATWRFLKSNVDDLYYS; encoded by the coding sequence ATGGCTAAATCTGTTGATGAGTTTAATAAGAAAAGGCTTCGGTCAAGCAATATTACAGTAGTAGTAAGTATCGCATTAGTGTTATTTTTGTTAGGATTAATGGGTCTTATTCTAATCAATGCCCAAAAGTATTCTGACTATATTAAAGAACAGCTGGTAGTGAATGCTTATTTTGATGAAAACTATGATGCAAAGGATTCTGTAAAGATTGCAAAACTGGAGGAAGAAACTTTTAAAAAGGTACAGACATTAGCTCCTGTAAAAAAAGCGACCTATATCTCCAGGGAGATGGCGGCTGTAGAAGCCAAAAAAACAATGGGCATAGACAGTGATGCGCTTTTTGAAGAAAATATTTTCCCTTCATCTATAGAAGTGGCTTTAAAACCTGAATATGTGGATCCTGCAAAAATTGACGGAGCCATCAAAGCACTGAAAGCCGTTCCGGGTATTGTAGACGTTAAGAATGACAGCAGCCTGATGGTAGATGTTTACAATAACCTGAGCAGAATTTTGAAATGGATATTAGGTTTTTCCGTTTTATTCCTGGTTTTGGCGGTTGTTTTAATCAACAATTCAATCCGTCTGAAGATATTCTCCAAAAGATTTATCATTAAAACCATGCAGCTGGTAGGGGCAAAAAGAAGGTTTATCCTTAAGCCGTTTATCATTGAGGCTGTTATTCTGGGTGCCATCGGTTCTGTGATCGGGCTTCTGGCATTGGGAGGTGTCTGGTATTATTTTACAAGCCAGATCGGTTCAGCTTTCGTGCAGGATAACAACCAATACTTCTGGCTGATTGTTCTCGTACTCGGTGTAGGAATTTTTATATCTGTTTTAAGTACCATTTTCGCTACATGGAGATTCTTAAAATCAAACGTTGACGATTTATATTACTCTTAA
- a CDS encoding DUF3098 domain-containing protein: MSKKTNKFAASDFGKETEVTQENTFYFGQQNFRWMLIGLAFIVVGFLLMMGADANTVDGKFDPNSWNDGIFSIRRIRIAPLFIVIGFAIEVYAILKRK, encoded by the coding sequence ATGAGCAAAAAAACAAATAAATTTGCCGCTTCAGATTTTGGCAAGGAAACCGAGGTAACACAGGAAAATACCTTTTATTTCGGGCAGCAGAACTTCAGGTGGATGCTGATAGGGCTGGCTTTTATCGTAGTAGGATTCCTGCTGATGATGGGGGCGGATGCTAACACGGTAGATGGTAAATTTGATCCCAATTCATGGAATGACGGTATTTTTTCCATCCGCAGGATCAGAATTGCACCACTGTTTATAGTGATAGGCTTTGCAATAGAAGTTTACGCTATTTTAAAAAGAAAATAA
- a CDS encoding undecaprenyl-diphosphate phosphatase has product MDLIKAIIIAIIEGLTEYLPISSTAHMGFAANIMGLQDDEFLKMFQVSIQFGAILSVVVAYWKKFFDLKNLQFYYKLAFAVVPALVLGYLFDDKIEAVLGNQIAISSVLVLGGVVLLFADQWFKNPKIDDEKGITIRKAVTIGFWQCLAMMPGTSRSAASIIGGMSQGLTRKAAAEFSFFLAVPTMLAVTVYSVFLKTWGKETGHPQKGYEMIMASQDHILVFVIGNIVAFIVALIAIKAFIGVLNKYGFKPWGWYRIFVGIALLIYFYFFK; this is encoded by the coding sequence ATGGATTTAATTAAAGCAATCATTATTGCTATTATCGAAGGGCTTACAGAGTATCTTCCTATTTCTTCTACGGCGCATATGGGCTTTGCTGCCAATATTATGGGGTTGCAGGATGATGAATTTCTCAAAATGTTCCAGGTGTCTATTCAGTTTGGTGCTATTCTTTCTGTTGTAGTGGCTTACTGGAAAAAATTCTTTGATCTTAAAAATCTCCAGTTTTATTATAAACTTGCTTTTGCGGTTGTTCCTGCATTAGTTTTAGGCTATTTATTTGATGATAAAATTGAAGCCGTTCTCGGAAACCAGATTGCCATTTCTTCCGTATTGGTGCTGGGAGGAGTAGTTTTGCTTTTTGCGGACCAATGGTTCAAAAATCCTAAAATTGACGATGAGAAAGGAATTACGATAAGAAAAGCGGTCACAATAGGTTTCTGGCAATGCCTTGCTATGATGCCGGGAACCAGCCGTAGTGCTGCTTCGATCATTGGAGGGATGTCGCAGGGATTAACGAGAAAAGCAGCGGCAGAATTTTCTTTCTTTCTGGCAGTTCCAACGATGCTGGCAGTAACCGTATATTCCGTTTTCCTTAAAACATGGGGTAAAGAGACCGGACATCCGCAAAAAGGATATGAGATGATTATGGCATCCCAGGATCATATTCTGGTTTTTGTGATAGGAAATATTGTAGCATTTATTGTAGCGTTAATTGCCATTAAAGCATTCATCGGGGTACTGAACAAATACGGTTTCAAGCCGTGGGGCTGGTACCGTATCTTTGTAGGAATTGCCCTGTTGATTTATTTCTATTTCTTTAAATAA
- the truB gene encoding tRNA pseudouridine(55) synthase TruB: MTAEELQSGYVFLLDKPLDWTSFQAVNKMKYKLKREFNLPKKFKIGHAGTLDPRATGLLIVCCGKFTKKIPEIQDAPKEYWTEIKIGIQTESYDTEKPEILHQDITHVTEEQIRETLEKFVGEIEQKPPVYSAIKIDGQRAYNLARAGEEVEMKSRKTTVFYIKDIKIALPLVSFTVGCSKGTYIRSLAHDIGQELAVGAYLTQLRRTKIGEYTIENATSDFLENEYRFEGL, translated from the coding sequence ATGACAGCCGAAGAACTGCAATCAGGATATGTATTTTTATTGGACAAACCTCTGGACTGGACCTCTTTCCAGGCTGTCAATAAAATGAAATATAAACTCAAAAGAGAGTTTAATCTTCCCAAGAAATTTAAAATAGGCCATGCCGGAACTTTAGACCCGAGAGCAACAGGTCTGCTGATTGTCTGCTGCGGAAAATTCACAAAGAAAATTCCCGAAATCCAGGATGCTCCCAAAGAATATTGGACAGAAATTAAAATAGGGATTCAGACAGAATCCTATGATACCGAAAAGCCGGAAATCCTTCATCAGGATATTACTCACGTTACCGAAGAGCAGATCAGGGAAACCCTTGAAAAATTCGTTGGCGAAATAGAACAGAAACCTCCGGTATATTCAGCAATAAAAATAGACGGACAGAGAGCTTATAACCTGGCGAGAGCAGGAGAGGAGGTAGAAATGAAGTCGAGAAAAACGACTGTTTTCTATATCAAAGATATTAAAATTGCTCTTCCTTTAGTCAGCTTTACAGTAGGATGCTCAAAAGGAACATATATCAGAAGCCTGGCTCACGATATCGGGCAGGAACTGGCAGTAGGAGCGTATCTTACACAGCTTAGGCGTACAAAAATCGGGGAATATACAATAGAAAATGCAACGTCTGACTTTTTAGAGAACGAATACAGATTTGAAGGTCTATGA
- the rluF gene encoding 23S rRNA pseudouridine(2604) synthase RluF: MEKTRINKYLSEVGYCSRRAADKLLEEGRITINGKVPEMGTKVSDEDLVEVDGKPIREPQDKPVYIAFNKPVGIVCTTDTKREKNNIVDYISHPKRIFPIGRLDKPSEGLILLTSDGDIVNKILRARNNHEKEYIVRVDKPISPKFLEKMRNGVPILDTVTKKCEVEKIDDMTFRIVLTQGLNRQIRRMCEFLGYEVKKLKRIRIMNIKLDLPVGKWRDLTEEEFNALNTLLADSSKTVD; encoded by the coding sequence ATGGAAAAAACGCGTATCAATAAATATTTATCAGAAGTAGGCTACTGTTCAAGAAGAGCTGCAGATAAACTTTTAGAGGAAGGAAGGATAACAATCAATGGGAAAGTTCCTGAAATGGGTACAAAAGTTTCTGATGAAGACCTTGTGGAAGTAGACGGGAAGCCCATCCGCGAACCTCAGGATAAACCCGTGTATATTGCCTTTAATAAACCTGTAGGAATTGTATGTACTACAGATACAAAACGTGAGAAAAACAATATTGTAGATTATATCAGCCACCCAAAAAGGATTTTCCCGATAGGAAGGCTTGATAAACCCAGTGAAGGCCTCATTTTGCTGACGAGTGATGGCGATATCGTAAACAAGATCCTCAGGGCAAGAAACAACCACGAAAAAGAATACATTGTTCGTGTAGACAAACCTATTTCTCCCAAATTCCTTGAAAAGATGAGGAATGGAGTTCCGATTCTGGACACAGTCACTAAAAAATGTGAAGTGGAAAAGATTGATGATATGACTTTCCGTATCGTTCTTACCCAGGGACTGAACAGGCAGATCCGCAGAATGTGCGAATTTCTCGGGTATGAAGTAAAAAAGCTGAAACGTATCCGCATCATGAACATCAAGCTGGATCTTCCGGTTGGAAAATGGCGCGATCTTACAGAAGAAGAATTCAATGCACTTAATACGCTGCTTGCAGATTCCAGTAAAACCGTAGATTAA
- a CDS encoding ComEA family DNA-binding protein, giving the protein MMRKNYYRKLAFMGMLLIVLFAFQKYTSREKEDFPKLKFITASTVPLNLDDFNPNDLDAKQWRNLGFSEKQVSTILNYKKIVGGQFSSKEQLKKCYAISAEKFNELESFILLPENGKSKRFEKFGNTEKKEINVSKKFNPDGLSASEWIAMGFSEKQAEAILKYRNYLGGSFVSKEKFRECFIISSENYSKLEPYLLLPAKTPDNFRNSGGQYAIKSSIQYHPFDPNTLDLNGWKALGFSEKQASTIVNYRDRNLRGSFKSLEDIKKCFVISQEKFQELSPYIKLSAIANTVQKQETDFSKMDLNTITFKQLLEFGLDEKSAGSIIGFRRKLGGFVNKQQIMDTYNIDKEMVQKLISTCQLDTSNVAKYTLTDAPEEWLKNHPYFKYSADKIVFYRTSNFTDAKIWKMLKLKPEYEARMKLYIK; this is encoded by the coding sequence ATGATGAGAAAAAACTATTACCGGAAACTGGCATTCATGGGAATGCTGCTGATTGTGCTGTTTGCTTTTCAAAAGTACACCAGCAGGGAAAAAGAAGATTTTCCCAAACTAAAATTTATTACGGCAAGTACTGTCCCTCTAAACCTGGATGATTTTAATCCCAATGATCTGGATGCAAAACAATGGAGGAATTTAGGATTTTCAGAAAAACAGGTCTCCACTATTCTTAATTATAAAAAAATTGTAGGAGGTCAGTTTTCTTCAAAAGAACAGCTCAAAAAATGCTATGCCATTTCTGCTGAGAAATTTAATGAACTGGAGTCTTTTATCCTGCTCCCTGAAAATGGGAAAAGCAAACGTTTTGAAAAATTCGGAAATACGGAGAAAAAAGAAATCAATGTTTCCAAAAAATTCAATCCGGATGGACTTTCTGCTTCAGAATGGATAGCGATGGGCTTCAGTGAAAAACAGGCGGAAGCTATTTTAAAGTATAGGAATTATCTGGGCGGAAGCTTTGTGAGCAAGGAAAAATTCAGAGAATGTTTTATTATTTCTTCAGAGAATTACAGCAAACTTGAACCTTATTTACTGCTTCCTGCAAAAACGCCTGATAATTTCAGAAACTCAGGTGGCCAGTATGCCATAAAATCCAGCATACAATATCATCCATTTGATCCTAATACATTAGATTTGAATGGCTGGAAAGCTTTGGGATTTTCTGAAAAACAAGCCAGTACCATTGTCAATTACCGGGACAGAAATCTTAGAGGAAGTTTCAAATCACTTGAAGATATCAAGAAATGTTTTGTTATTTCCCAGGAAAAATTCCAGGAGCTGAGTCCTTATATTAAACTCAGCGCAATTGCAAATACAGTTCAAAAACAGGAAACCGATTTTTCTAAGATGGATCTTAATACCATCACGTTCAAGCAGCTTCTGGAATTCGGGCTGGATGAAAAAAGCGCAGGATCAATAATTGGATTTCGCAGAAAACTGGGTGGATTTGTCAATAAACAGCAAATTATGGATACGTACAATATTGATAAGGAAATGGTTCAGAAACTGATCTCCACGTGCCAGCTCGATACATCGAATGTTGCTAAATATACGCTGACCGATGCTCCCGAAGAATGGCTCAAAAACCATCCTTATTTTAAATATTCTGCTGATAAGATCGTCTTTTACCGTACAAGCAATTTTACGGATGCAAAAATCTGGAAAATGCTGAAACTGAAACCTGAATATGAAGCAAGGATGAAACTTTATATCAAATAA
- a CDS encoding MerR family transcriptional regulator, translating into MKINLADKLYYSIGEVAKAFDVNTSLIRYWEQEFPIIKPKKNKKGNRYFTPEDIKNLQMIYHLVKEKGYTLDGARIALTTNSKISETVTIIDRLEFIKAELQKLKASLADRDSE; encoded by the coding sequence ATGAAGATAAACTTAGCTGACAAACTGTATTATTCCATAGGAGAAGTTGCAAAAGCTTTTGATGTAAATACTTCACTGATACGTTATTGGGAGCAGGAATTTCCTATTATTAAACCTAAAAAAAATAAGAAGGGCAACCGCTATTTTACCCCTGAAGATATCAAAAATCTACAGATGATCTACCATCTGGTAAAAGAAAAGGGCTATACACTGGATGGAGCAAGGATTGCTTTAACCACCAACAGCAAAATTTCTGAAACCGTTACCATCATTGACCGTCTTGAATTTATAAAAGCCGAACTTCAGAAGTTGAAGGCTTCTTTGGCAGACAGAGATTCTGAATAA
- a CDS encoding AraC family transcriptional regulator, whose protein sequence is MNFISVLHMELFQSGRNTSDFYFNTMKEHLVVGHQHIEKPHRHDFYAAVLFTKGKGIHEIDFQRYDVSEGSLFFLSPGQIHSWELSEDIDGYIFFCSQEFYEMHYVNQKLRNFPFFGSVSFPRKLQLDPDEMIKNTGLFQDLEREYQAQDLMKEGFILSLMSQIFINATRLFSKNVDMHSSSASLSYFKHYQDFEDLMEQHFTTQKSISYYASLLGITPKHLNRIIQTVVQKTATDIITERVVLEAKRMLMYLDESLIEIAFRLGYEEYSYFVRVFRKSSGMTPTQFMRKYKA, encoded by the coding sequence ATGAACTTTATCTCCGTTCTTCATATGGAACTTTTCCAGTCCGGCAGGAATACGTCAGACTTTTATTTCAATACCATGAAAGAACATCTGGTTGTAGGCCATCAGCATATTGAGAAGCCGCACCGTCATGATTTTTATGCCGCTGTTCTTTTCACCAAAGGAAAAGGGATTCATGAGATTGATTTCCAGAGATATGATGTTTCAGAGGGAAGTCTTTTCTTTCTTTCCCCCGGACAGATTCACAGCTGGGAGCTTTCGGAAGATATTGACGGATATATTTTCTTTTGTTCACAGGAATTTTACGAGATGCACTATGTCAACCAGAAATTGAGGAACTTTCCGTTTTTCGGTTCCGTATCTTTTCCCAGAAAACTACAGCTCGATCCTGATGAGATGATAAAAAATACCGGCTTATTCCAGGATTTAGAGCGAGAATATCAGGCTCAGGATCTGATGAAAGAAGGATTTATTCTGTCCCTGATGTCCCAGATTTTCATAAATGCTACAAGGCTCTTTTCAAAAAATGTTGATATGCATTCCTCTTCCGCGAGCCTTTCTTATTTTAAACATTACCAGGATTTTGAAGATCTGATGGAACAGCATTTTACTACTCAGAAATCCATTTCCTATTATGCATCGCTGTTAGGAATCACTCCAAAACATCTCAACAGAATTATACAAACCGTTGTTCAGAAAACAGCAACTGATATCATCACGGAAAGAGTAGTGCTGGAGGCCAAAAGAATGCTGATGTACCTTGATGAAAGCCTCATAGAAATTGCATTCAGGCTGGGCTATGAAGAGTATTCCTACTTTGTAAGGGTATTTCGGAAAAGCTCCGGAATGACGCCTACTCAGTTTATGAGAAAATATAAAGCTTAA
- the ccoG gene encoding cytochrome c oxidase accessory protein CcoG, which produces MSAESGSDKFIGIENETFRNSVGTMDETGKRKWVFPRKPKGKYTNYRNYASYLMLAVFFGLPFVKINGNPFLLINVIDRRFFILGQPFYLQDFFILALGAVTSVIFVMLFTVVFGRIFCGWLCPQTLFMEMVFRKIEYWIEGDRNKQMKLDRQEWNAEKIRKRILKWSVFAVISLIITHFMFMYIVGYEEVYRIMSEGPEANSVKFLVMLFFTMTFYFVFAWLREQVCTLVCPYGRLQGVLIDKQTINVYYDFKRGENRSKWRNNEDRKATGKGDCIDCHQCVVVCPTGIDIRNGQQLECVNCTACIDACDEVMDKVGLPKGLIRYATEAEIENRESFRFTSRMKATTIFLALLIGFLGFLMHDRGSMEAKFIKPAGSTFFIKDGKITNTFIYTLLNKSNEKKILTIKVISPAHAEITYFGDEKIVLKGDEIMKGNINITFPEEDIKFSKQNMVIGVFDEKGEMLDSFETTFEGPFKLLL; this is translated from the coding sequence ATGAGTGCAGAATCAGGCAGCGACAAATTTATAGGAATTGAAAATGAAACGTTCAGAAATTCAGTGGGAACCATGGATGAAACGGGAAAGCGTAAATGGGTCTTCCCACGAAAACCAAAAGGAAAGTATACCAACTACAGGAATTATGCAAGCTATCTTATGCTGGCTGTATTTTTCGGGCTTCCATTTGTAAAGATCAACGGCAATCCTTTTCTTCTGATCAATGTGATTGACAGACGTTTTTTCATCCTCGGACAACCTTTTTACCTGCAGGATTTCTTTATCCTGGCATTGGGAGCAGTAACTTCTGTGATTTTCGTTATGCTGTTTACGGTAGTTTTCGGGCGTATATTCTGTGGGTGGCTGTGTCCGCAAACCCTTTTCATGGAAATGGTATTCCGAAAAATAGAATACTGGATAGAAGGTGACAGAAATAAGCAGATGAAACTGGACAGACAGGAATGGAATGCTGAAAAAATAAGAAAAAGAATATTGAAATGGTCCGTTTTTGCAGTTATATCATTAATCATCACCCATTTCATGTTCATGTACATTGTAGGATATGAAGAAGTATACCGGATTATGAGCGAAGGACCGGAAGCCAATTCCGTAAAATTCCTTGTGATGCTGTTTTTCACTATGACCTTCTATTTTGTTTTTGCCTGGCTCCGCGAGCAGGTTTGTACTTTGGTATGCCCGTACGGAAGGCTTCAGGGAGTATTGATCGACAAACAGACCATCAATGTTTACTATGATTTCAAAAGAGGGGAAAACCGTTCAAAATGGAGAAATAATGAAGACAGAAAGGCTACAGGCAAAGGAGACTGTATCGATTGTCATCAGTGTGTCGTAGTTTGTCCTACAGGCATTGATATCAGAAACGGGCAGCAGCTGGAGTGTGTAAACTGTACAGCCTGCATAGATGCCTGTGATGAAGTTATGGATAAGGTAGGTTTACCTAAAGGACTGATCCGGTATGCTACGGAAGCTGAAATTGAAAACCGGGAAAGTTTCAGGTTTACATCAAGAATGAAGGCTACTACAATATTTTTGGCACTGCTGATCGGGTTTTTAGGATTTCTGATGCATGACCGCGGATCTATGGAAGCCAAATTCATCAAACCGGCAGGTTCCACATTCTTCATTAAAGACGGTAAGATCACCAATACTTTTATTTATACTCTTTTAAACAAATCGAACGAGAAAAAGATCCTTACCATTAAAGTAATAAGCCCTGCTCATGCAGAGATTACCTATTTCGGTGATGAAAAAATTGTCCTGAAGGGTGATGAAATTATGAAAGGAAACATCAATATCACTTTTCCTGAAGAAGATATCAAGTTTTCCAAGCAGAATATGGTGATTGGTGTTTTTGATGAAAAAGGAGAAATGCTGGATTCGTTTGAGACGACGTTTGAGGGACCGTTTAAACTGTTGTTGTAG
- a CDS encoding SMP-30/gluconolactonase/LRE family protein, which produces MKKTGKIGVIGLVFALINCQSVNYSKMFYGDVQPEKVSDQFSFTEGPSSDKQGNVYFTDQPNDKIYYWDWKTNKIIEFLGKTGRANGTHFDKDGNLITCSDDQGEIWKISKDKKVEVILKGFQGKRLNGPNDVWNDSSGGMYFTDPLYKRDYWVDFKQEIPHKSLYYRTKEGQTVKLDTFVQPNGIIGSEIFKKLYISDIDDGKTYVYDILGEGKLSEKKLFCEMGSDGMALDKHGNLYLTGKGVHIFNRHGKKLYHIPIEEDWTSNVTFGGENNDILFITASKSVYTLPTKVRGVK; this is translated from the coding sequence ATGAAAAAGACAGGCAAAATAGGTGTAATTGGTTTGGTTTTCGCATTGATAAACTGTCAATCAGTAAATTACAGCAAAATGTTTTATGGAGATGTACAGCCGGAAAAGGTTTCGGACCAGTTCAGTTTTACAGAAGGGCCGTCTTCCGATAAACAGGGAAATGTTTATTTTACGGATCAGCCTAATGACAAAATTTATTACTGGGACTGGAAAACGAATAAAATTATTGAGTTTTTAGGAAAAACAGGCCGTGCAAACGGAACTCATTTTGATAAGGACGGAAATCTCATTACCTGTTCTGATGATCAGGGAGAAATCTGGAAAATTTCAAAAGATAAAAAAGTGGAAGTAATCCTGAAAGGTTTTCAGGGAAAAAGGCTGAATGGGCCTAATGATGTATGGAATGATTCTTCCGGAGGAATGTATTTTACGGATCCTTTATATAAAAGAGATTACTGGGTAGATTTTAAACAGGAAATTCCTCATAAAAGCCTTTATTACAGAACTAAAGAAGGTCAAACTGTTAAACTGGACACCTTTGTACAGCCTAACGGGATTATTGGAAGCGAAATCTTTAAAAAACTTTATATTTCAGATATTGATGACGGAAAAACTTATGTGTATGATATTCTTGGAGAAGGGAAGTTGTCTGAAAAGAAACTCTTCTGCGAAATGGGCTCAGACGGTATGGCTCTGGACAAACATGGAAATCTTTATTTAACCGGAAAGGGAGTACATATTTTCAACCGCCACGGAAAGAAACTTTATCATATTCCTATTGAAGAAGACTGGACTTCGAATGTCACTTTTGGAGGGGAGAACAATGATATTCTCTTCATCACAGCCTCAAAATCTGTTTATACTTTACCGACTAAAGTAAGAGGAGTGAAGTAA
- a CDS encoding DEAD/DEAH box helicase — MELESIYQKLQIQDMNQMQKSTYKTSENNTDVVLLSPTGSGKTLAFLFPVLRNLKKDVSGIQALILVPARELALQIEQVFKSMGTDFKVSVCYGGHDKKIEVNNLIEAPAVLIGTPGRVVYHLRNNNFDPKTIQTLVLDEFDKALELGFHEDMEFITGTLKGLSQRILTSATAMDEIPAFTGLKDEKIINFLKLNEVKPDIQLRKVMTIPEEKLDTLFNLICKIGNKRTLIFCNHREAVDRISELLREKGIARETFHGGMEQDERERALLKFRNDSARILITTDLASRGLDVPEVESIVHYQLPPKEDAFIHRNGRTARMNAKGFAYLIMTEDENFPFIKSNTPEESVAGFNKVPERTPFQTIYISAGKKDKVNKVDIVGYLIKKGELQKEDIGIIEVKDTTSYVAVARNKTVAVLKKLSTEKLKGKKVKMEIAY; from the coding sequence ATGGAATTAGAATCAATTTATCAAAAACTGCAGATTCAGGATATGAATCAGATGCAGAAATCTACTTATAAAACCTCAGAAAATAATACCGATGTTGTTTTGCTGTCTCCTACAGGTTCGGGAAAAACACTTGCTTTCTTATTTCCTGTCCTCCGAAACCTCAAAAAGGACGTTTCAGGAATTCAGGCATTGATTTTAGTTCCGGCAAGAGAATTAGCCTTGCAAATTGAGCAGGTATTCAAATCAATGGGAACAGATTTTAAAGTGTCTGTATGTTATGGCGGACATGATAAAAAAATTGAGGTCAATAATCTCATTGAAGCTCCGGCAGTCCTGATCGGAACTCCGGGACGTGTGGTTTATCATTTAAGGAATAATAATTTTGATCCTAAGACCATTCAGACTTTGGTTCTGGATGAATTCGACAAAGCTTTGGAACTCGGTTTTCATGAAGACATGGAATTTATCACCGGAACATTAAAGGGTCTTTCACAGAGAATTTTAACCTCAGCAACAGCAATGGATGAAATTCCAGCATTTACAGGATTAAAAGATGAGAAGATCATTAATTTCTTAAAACTAAATGAAGTAAAACCGGACATTCAATTGCGAAAAGTAATGACCATTCCAGAAGAAAAACTGGATACTTTATTTAACTTAATCTGCAAGATCGGGAATAAAAGAACACTGATTTTCTGTAACCACCGTGAAGCTGTAGACCGTATTTCCGAGCTTTTAAGAGAAAAAGGGATCGCCAGAGAAACCTTCCACGGAGGAATGGAACAGGATGAGAGAGAACGTGCCCTTTTGAAATTCAGGAATGATTCTGCAAGGATCTTAATTACCACAGATCTTGCTTCACGAGGCCTGGATGTTCCCGAAGTAGAATCTATTGTTCACTACCAGCTTCCCCCGAAGGAAGACGCTTTTATCCACAGAAATGGCCGTACCGCAAGAATGAACGCGAAAGGTTTTGCCTACCTGATTATGACCGAAGATGAAAACTTTCCTTTCATTAAAAGCAACACACCGGAAGAAAGTGTAGCCGGTTTCAATAAAGTTCCGGAGAGAACCCCTTTCCAGACAATTTACATCAGTGCCGGGAAAAAAGATAAGGTAAATAAGGTAGATATTGTAGGTTATCTTATTAAAAAAGGGGAACTGCAGAAAGAAGATATCGGCATTATTGAAGTGAAGGATACTACTTCTTATGTGGCAGTTGCCAGAAATAAAACAGTTGCTGTTTTAAAAAAGTTAAGCACTGAAAAGCTGAAAGGTAAGAAAGTGAAAATGGAAATTGCTTATTAA